A stretch of the Actinoalloteichus fjordicus genome encodes the following:
- a CDS encoding 2'-5' RNA ligase family protein, with translation MRLFSTLWPASAVVDDLRAALTEVRDRRPGIAGPGLRFGAEADWHVTLAFHGENVDRAPFADRLRSTMTGLRAPRLRLAGVGTFPKVLWARVVPEQAADEAALTALVAAAGGDPDDYQAHLTLARWKPDADEPRALTSALADYVGPSWQPAEASLVESGPTVGGGSRFHRVLDVALTR, from the coding sequence GTGCGGCTGTTCTCGACGCTGTGGCCCGCCTCGGCGGTCGTCGACGATCTCCGCGCGGCCCTGACGGAGGTCCGCGACCGACGGCCGGGGATCGCGGGACCGGGGCTGCGGTTCGGCGCCGAGGCGGACTGGCACGTGACCCTCGCCTTCCACGGTGAGAACGTGGACCGGGCCCCCTTCGCCGATCGGCTGCGCTCCACGATGACGGGACTCCGCGCCCCTCGACTGCGCCTCGCCGGGGTGGGCACCTTCCCGAAGGTCCTCTGGGCGCGAGTCGTTCCGGAACAGGCCGCCGACGAGGCCGCGCTGACGGCACTGGTCGCGGCGGCGGGCGGCGATCCCGACGACTATCAGGCGCATCTGACGCTGGCGCGGTGGAAGCCGGACGCCGACGAGCCGAGGGCCCTGACCTCGGCGCTCGCCGACTACGTCGGGCCGTCCTGGCAGCCTGCCGAGGCCTCACTCGTCGAGAGTGGACCTACCGTGGGCGGCGGCTCTCGCTTCCACCGCGTGCTGGACGTCGCGCTGACTCGCTGA